In bacterium, a single window of DNA contains:
- a CDS encoding UDP-N-acetylglucosamine pyrophosphorylase: MKRRSLDILRERGAVVPLPESVEIAPEVDLDRIDAAGLVIHPGCRLRGARTAIGPGARLGQDGPVTLLDCRLDRNVTLEGGSFSGAVFLEGALVGPGAHVRPGTLLEEGSRAGHAVGMKQTVLFPFVTLGSLINFCDVLMAGGTGSGNHSEVGSSYIHFNFTPAQDKATPSLLGDVPRGVMLNQAPIFLGGQGGLVGPVRIGFGTTIAAGVVRRRDFLPGGKLLFGGSRAGGEKDFDPAVMGDILARVRKNLHYLANLFALRRWYLDVRIPRFGADPRTRAALAGAVELLDSAIAERTKRLGELADKCSLSAARIEDRDSPARKGQLSFCSNWGRIRDILAGQASREGDPRARDAFLAEFEGAPVAAGYVAAVQALSPAAAAAGTAWLQGIVETVEIEAAAPLES; the protein is encoded by the coding sequence GTGAAACGACGAAGCCTGGACATCCTCAGGGAACGGGGCGCGGTCGTACCCCTCCCCGAAAGCGTCGAAATCGCGCCCGAGGTCGACCTCGACCGGATCGACGCAGCCGGGCTGGTCATCCACCCCGGCTGCCGCCTCCGCGGCGCCCGGACCGCGATCGGCCCCGGGGCCCGGCTCGGCCAAGACGGTCCGGTTACCCTTCTCGACTGCCGGCTGGACCGGAACGTCACCCTGGAAGGCGGATCGTTTTCGGGTGCGGTCTTCCTCGAAGGCGCGCTGGTGGGCCCCGGAGCCCATGTCCGCCCGGGAACGCTCCTGGAAGAAGGCTCCCGCGCCGGACACGCGGTGGGCATGAAACAGACCGTTCTCTTCCCCTTCGTCACCCTGGGCAGCCTGATCAATTTCTGCGACGTCCTCATGGCGGGAGGAACCGGGAGCGGAAACCACAGCGAAGTCGGCTCCTCCTACATTCATTTCAACTTTACCCCCGCCCAGGACAAGGCCACTCCCTCCCTGCTCGGGGACGTCCCCCGGGGCGTGATGCTGAATCAGGCGCCGATCTTTCTCGGCGGCCAGGGGGGGCTGGTCGGGCCGGTGAGGATCGGCTTCGGCACGACCATAGCGGCCGGGGTCGTCCGGCGCCGGGATTTCCTTCCCGGCGGAAAACTGCTTTTCGGAGGATCGAGGGCCGGAGGGGAAAAGGATTTCGACCCCGCGGTTATGGGGGACATTCTCGCCCGGGTCCGGAAAAACCTCCACTACCTGGCCAACCTTTTCGCCCTGCGGCGGTGGTACCTGGACGTGCGCATCCCCCGTTTCGGGGCCGACCCCCGGACGCGAGCGGCCCTGGCGGGAGCGGTCGAACTCCTCGACTCCGCAATCGCGGAACGGACCAAGCGGCTGGGGGAACTGGCCGATAAATGCTCTCTTTCGGCCGCCCGGATCGAAGACCGCGATTCCCCGGCCCGCAAGGGTCAACTGTCGTTTTGTTCCAACTGGGGGCGGATCCGGGATATCCTGGCGGGCCAGGCTTCTCGGGAAGGCGATCCGCGCGCCCGGGACGCCTTCCTCGCCGAATTCGAAGGCGCTCCCGTCGCGGCCGGCTACGTCGCGGCCGTCCAGGCGCTCTCCCCGGCCGCGGCCGCGGCCGGAACCGCCTGGCTGCAGGGAATCGTCGAAACCGTCGAGATCGAGGCCGCCGCCCCCCTGGAAAGCTGA
- a CDS encoding zinc dependent phospholipase C family protein: protein MKWRDHKRIAAEMAESFGLSYFEPEMVEGSVEPDKRRTVVHVWKRARKTTRHRMYQARRAYLKNNLSRCARFLGIVSHFITDGMVHGNMDRFSHSEDHSTVEGDIGARSDFTAKPADTIGEGIIDGEFAFQEIDALVKEGLSPLTLNRALSVLGGAVLSPAAPPPQVVKSNANFTARIRGPFFRAAGGAALLAAAGGGAYFSDPLWAVLAPFGLLAAGNAFCFRILASWGWAAAGAAALGFVYTLDEAPQWSRLLLTGLGAALWLRLRFTPDLARWAVRWYNMPETAGKPGKGAEG from the coding sequence ATGAAATGGAGAGACCATAAACGGATCGCGGCCGAAATGGCGGAAAGTTTCGGCCTGAGCTATTTCGAACCGGAGATGGTCGAAGGGTCGGTGGAACCGGACAAGCGCCGAACCGTGGTGCACGTCTGGAAGCGCGCGCGGAAAACCACGCGGCACCGGATGTACCAGGCCCGGCGGGCCTATCTGAAGAACAACCTTTCCCGGTGCGCCCGGTTTCTCGGGATCGTCTCCCATTTCATCACCGACGGGATGGTTCACGGAAACATGGACCGGTTTTCCCATTCCGAGGACCACTCCACGGTCGAAGGGGACATCGGGGCCCGTTCCGATTTCACCGCCAAGCCCGCCGACACGATCGGGGAAGGGATTATCGACGGGGAGTTCGCTTTCCAGGAAATCGACGCTTTGGTCAAGGAAGGGCTTTCCCCGCTCACGCTCAACCGGGCCCTTTCCGTCCTGGGGGGGGCGGTCTTGAGCCCGGCCGCGCCGCCGCCCCAGGTGGTCAAAAGCAACGCCAACTTCACGGCCCGGATCCGCGGTCCTTTCTTCCGCGCCGCCGGCGGTGCGGCCCTGCTGGCCGCGGCCGGAGGAGGAGCCTACTTCAGCGACCCTCTCTGGGCGGTCCTGGCTCCTTTCGGCCTGCTGGCGGCGGGGAACGCGTTCTGCTTCCGCATATTAGCCTCCTGGGGGTGGGCCGCCGCGGGGGCGGCCGCCCTGGGTTTCGTCTATACCCTGGACGAGGCCCCGCAATGGAGCCGCCTGCTCCTCACCGGGCTGGGAGCCGCGCTCTGGCTGCGCCTGCGCTTCACCCCCGACCTGGCCCGGTGGGCGGTGCGGTGGTATAACATGCCCGAAACGGCGGGAAAACCGGGAAAGGGGGCCGAGGGGTGA
- a CDS encoding mucoidy inhibitor MuiA family protein, with protein sequence MKTAAVIGFSMLLAAASEAAFPMEVDAPIARVTVYGQAAMVTRHAEISVPAGASELRLRGLSPSLMDDSVQVRGLGAGKTTITGIAVENVFLENPRRQEVEKLETRLEVLRNRREELKKQLDALALQLAFLATVRPGEKAAALPSPEQLQGVLEFIGSSAGSIGEKTVAVERDREKIGKEIAAVEEELRQIQGPAAASRREKTVTVSIEADAPGLFKLELLYMVPGALWRPVYDARADLAAGRVALDCRAEVRQSSGENWEGVDLALSTARPLVGGTPPEPRPWYIRFLQPQVSAAPGAMYRRSEGRALMAKEAFAGAELEEAAADFEDAVAVETGAAVSFQVPRAQDIPSDGQFHGMMLARRVFPGTFSYLAVPRLSESVYLQARFVNDGDAPYLPGEINVFNGDDFIGKSRFEGATPGQESRLDLGVDDRVKVERTLSSEETRQGGLFRGDTAYREYAYLIKVENFTRASARIDVVDQVPVSQTAEIKVEMDEVEPRPLPEWEGKGPGLMKWSLDVPPGASREISYKYSVSYPKDREIQGL encoded by the coding sequence ATGAAAACGGCGGCGGTTATCGGGTTTTCAATGCTGCTGGCGGCGGCTTCGGAGGCGGCCTTTCCGATGGAAGTCGACGCGCCCATCGCCCGGGTCACGGTCTACGGCCAGGCGGCCATGGTTACCCGCCATGCCGAAATTTCCGTGCCCGCCGGGGCGTCCGAACTGCGCCTGCGGGGACTCTCCCCCTCGTTGATGGACGATTCGGTTCAAGTCCGGGGGCTGGGCGCCGGGAAAACTACCATCACCGGCATCGCCGTCGAGAACGTTTTCCTGGAAAATCCCCGCCGCCAGGAGGTGGAAAAACTGGAAACCAGGCTGGAAGTCCTGCGGAACCGTCGGGAAGAGCTGAAAAAACAGCTCGACGCCCTGGCCCTTCAGCTCGCCTTTCTCGCCACCGTCCGCCCCGGGGAGAAGGCGGCGGCCCTTCCGTCCCCGGAACAGTTGCAAGGGGTGCTGGAATTCATCGGCTCGTCGGCCGGCTCGATCGGGGAGAAAACGGTCGCCGTGGAGCGGGACCGGGAGAAGATCGGGAAGGAGATCGCCGCGGTCGAGGAAGAACTGCGCCAGATCCAGGGGCCGGCTGCGGCTTCGCGCCGGGAAAAGACGGTGACGGTTTCGATCGAAGCCGACGCCCCCGGGCTCTTCAAACTCGAGCTCCTCTACATGGTGCCGGGCGCCCTGTGGCGGCCCGTGTACGACGCCCGCGCCGATCTGGCCGCGGGGCGGGTGGCGCTCGACTGCCGCGCCGAAGTCCGGCAGTCGAGCGGGGAGAACTGGGAAGGGGTGGACCTGGCCCTCTCCACCGCCCGGCCCCTGGTGGGGGGAACCCCGCCCGAGCCCCGGCCCTGGTATATCCGCTTCCTTCAACCCCAGGTTTCGGCCGCTCCCGGAGCCATGTACCGTAGGTCCGAGGGCAGGGCACTCATGGCCAAGGAAGCTTTCGCCGGGGCGGAGTTGGAGGAAGCCGCGGCCGATTTCGAGGACGCGGTCGCGGTCGAGACCGGCGCCGCCGTCTCTTTCCAGGTGCCCCGCGCCCAGGACATCCCTTCCGACGGGCAGTTCCACGGGATGATGCTGGCCCGGCGCGTTTTCCCGGGGACGTTCTCCTACCTGGCCGTTCCCCGGCTCTCGGAATCGGTGTACCTGCAGGCCCGTTTCGTCAACGACGGGGACGCTCCCTACCTGCCCGGGGAAATCAACGTCTTCAACGGCGACGACTTCATCGGCAAATCCCGGTTCGAGGGGGCGACCCCGGGCCAGGAGAGCCGGCTCGACCTCGGGGTCGACGACCGGGTCAAGGTCGAACGCACGCTTTCTTCCGAGGAAACCCGCCAGGGAGGGCTCTTCCGGGGAGACACCGCTTACCGGGAATACGCGTATCTGATCAAGGTCGAAAACTTCACCCGCGCCTCCGCCCGGATCGACGTCGTCGACCAGGTACCGGTCTCCCAGACGGCCGAAATCAAGGTGGAGATGGACGAGGTCGAGCCCCGGCCCCTGCCGGAATGGGAGGGGAAGGGCCCGGGGCTGATGAAATGGAGCCTGGACGTTCCCCCGGGAGCTTCCCGGGAGATCTCCTACAAGTATTCCGTGTCCTACCCCAAGGACCGGGAAATCCAGGGCCTGTGA
- a CDS encoding phosphatase PAP2 family protein yields the protein MKPSEYTRYAEAAMTGYLVYLFLFILYFHERIPGWLPLEGAVTSALAFLAATVLLQERFPGSGVLRTVRNWLPLPLVLFGYHMVHFLVNSDRNPGFLVDRDGWLIAADRFLFGTDPTVWLQRITVPGLTEFMQIVYATNYFLPVVLLLVLFLQRRRLAFQHAVWVIALGYVLSYLGYFAVPAVGPRFTVVHDVPLCGIWCRERLASAIYFMEACPRDCFPSGHTEIPLVTLWLAFRWFRPLARAYLPVVMLLICSTVYLRYHYVVDVLAGMALAGLVILAGRLTLPRAGLETEAGGEA from the coding sequence ATGAAACCGTCGGAGTACACCCGCTACGCCGAAGCCGCCATGACCGGCTACCTGGTCTACCTCTTCCTGTTCATCCTTTACTTTCACGAGCGGATCCCCGGCTGGCTTCCCCTGGAAGGGGCGGTGACGTCCGCCCTCGCTTTTCTGGCCGCGACGGTCCTCCTCCAGGAACGCTTCCCCGGGTCCGGGGTGCTGAGGACGGTTCGAAACTGGCTACCCCTCCCGCTCGTTCTTTTCGGCTACCATATGGTTCATTTCCTGGTCAACTCCGACCGCAACCCCGGTTTTTTGGTCGACCGCGACGGCTGGCTGATCGCCGCCGATCGTTTCCTGTTCGGCACCGATCCCACCGTCTGGCTGCAGCGGATCACCGTTCCGGGTCTGACCGAATTCATGCAGATCGTGTATGCCACCAATTACTTCCTCCCCGTCGTCCTCCTGCTCGTTCTCTTCCTCCAGCGCCGCCGCCTCGCCTTTCAGCACGCGGTCTGGGTGATCGCCCTCGGCTACGTGCTGTCCTATCTGGGATATTTCGCCGTCCCCGCCGTCGGCCCCCGCTTCACCGTCGTTCACGATGTTCCTCTCTGCGGCATCTGGTGCCGGGAGCGGCTCGCCTCCGCGATTTATTTCATGGAGGCCTGTCCCCGGGACTGCTTCCCCTCCGGGCACACCGAGATCCCGCTGGTCACCCTCTGGCTGGCCTTCCGCTGGTTTCGCCCCCTGGCCCGCGCCTACCTGCCCGTCGTCATGCTTCTGATCTGTTCCACGGTCTACCTCCGCTACCACTACGTGGTCGACGTCCTGGCCGGGATGGCTTTGGCCGGACTGGTGATTCTGGCGGGGCGCCTGACCCTTCCCCGCGCCGGGCTGGAGACGGAGGCCGGAGGGGAGGCCTGA
- a CDS encoding CPBP family intramembrane metalloprotease translates to MGRTPGSGAVIAGLTVGISAAYYLASLLPGIPQPGAAVYQFILALVLMFAVPAAIIRRTGMGNLADYGWKKPVRGRELAWLAVGVPAVLTISWFSADQADFRGFYPLFGKEFPLSGANILLVVLLEISYLLYYIGWEFLYRGFALFGLKRAWGLVPAMVFQAAVSGAMHLHKPAAELAASFPAGVVFGLAALHCRSLRPVIVCHWLLGASLDLFILLRP, encoded by the coding sequence ATGGGACGCACTCCCGGCAGCGGCGCCGTCATCGCCGGCCTTACCGTCGGCATCTCCGCGGCCTACTATCTGGCCTCCCTTCTCCCCGGCATTCCCCAGCCGGGCGCGGCGGTATACCAGTTCATCCTGGCGCTGGTCCTGATGTTCGCCGTTCCCGCCGCCATCATCCGCCGGACCGGAATGGGGAACCTGGCCGATTACGGATGGAAAAAACCGGTGCGCGGACGCGAACTCGCCTGGCTGGCGGTCGGGGTTCCGGCGGTTCTGACGATCTCCTGGTTTTCGGCGGATCAAGCCGATTTCCGCGGCTTCTATCCCCTCTTCGGCAAGGAATTCCCGCTCAGCGGAGCCAATATCCTCCTGGTCGTGCTCCTGGAGATTTCCTACCTGCTCTATTATATCGGTTGGGAATTTCTCTACCGCGGATTCGCCCTCTTCGGGCTCAAACGCGCCTGGGGCCTGGTCCCGGCCATGGTTTTTCAAGCCGCGGTGTCGGGAGCGATGCATCTGCATAAGCCCGCGGCCGAACTGGCGGCGTCGTTCCCGGCGGGGGTTGTCTTCGGCCTGGCGGCACTGCACTGCCGTTCCCTGAGGCCGGTGATCGTCTGTCACTGGCTGCTGGGGGCTTCGCTCGATCTCTTCATCCTTCTGCGGCCCTGA
- a CDS encoding AI-2E family transporter, with the protein MKEHTGSGNIVAYCLLFISFILLLGIFYIARSILIPFAIAGLLAYILYPAIAFIHQIKLPGIKKRIPYSISVFLVIAILLAMIGTLGFFLVGQANSFANSLPGYLSRLQGYIHDFSQTYDRLTQRLSEIIPGLTFSGNEPVSFSRLISGLISRLFNTILSLIGIFSNILIVLFMLVLILVDAPNFKEKLINAWGIGNRRQAGKLVVELTRSIRDFLRIRTLINLGLAVVMTGVLLLLGVDYAYIWGPLTGLLNYIPYIGAVVAALPPILVTLATHDTLTMPIVVALCYLVIQNIEGNYLSPRMIGDKVDLNSLTVLLSLIVWGFIWGPIGMILSTPLTTCFKIICDHVELLKPIGVLLGGTRAGPGTEYGS; encoded by the coding sequence ATCGCCGGGCTCCTGGCCTACATCCTCTACCCCGCCATCGCTTTCATCCACCAGATCAAGCTTCCCGGGATCAAAAAACGGATTCCCTATTCCATCTCCGTCTTTCTGGTCATCGCCATCCTCCTGGCCATGATCGGCACCCTGGGGTTCTTCCTGGTCGGTCAGGCCAACAGTTTCGCCAATTCCCTTCCCGGCTACCTTTCCCGCCTTCAGGGATACATCCACGACTTTTCCCAAACCTACGACCGGCTGACCCAGCGGTTGAGCGAAATCATCCCCGGCTTGACTTTTTCCGGCAACGAACCGGTCAGTTTCTCCAGGCTGATCAGCGGGCTGATCAGCCGGCTCTTCAATACCATTCTTTCCCTGATCGGGATCTTCTCCAATATCCTCATCGTCCTCTTCATGCTGGTCCTGATCCTGGTGGACGCCCCGAATTTCAAGGAAAAGCTGATCAACGCCTGGGGAATCGGGAACCGGAGGCAGGCGGGAAAACTCGTCGTCGAACTGACCCGGAGCATCCGGGATTTCCTGCGCATCCGGACTCTGATCAATCTGGGCCTGGCCGTGGTCATGACCGGGGTGTTGCTCCTGCTGGGCGTGGATTACGCCTATATCTGGGGGCCGCTGACCGGGTTGCTCAACTACATCCCCTACATCGGCGCGGTCGTGGCCGCCCTCCCTCCGATCCTGGTGACCCTGGCCACGCACGACACCCTGACCATGCCCATCGTCGTCGCCCTATGCTATCTCGTCATTCAGAACATCGAGGGGAACTACCTCAGTCCCCGCATGATCGGGGACAAGGTCGATCTCAACAGTTTGACCGTCCTGCTCAGCCTGATCGTCTGGGGGTTCATCTGGGGGCCGATCGGAATGATTCTCTCCACCCCCCTGACCACCTGCTTCAAGATCATCTGCGACCACGTGGAGCTGCTGAAGCCGATCGGCGTGCTCCTGGGGGGGACCAGGGCCGGCCCGGGGACGGAGTACGGGAGCTGA